CGTCCGATGGCATTAAAGACTTTTAGAAGTACTCCACTAGACCATAATTTCTGATGGTGTGATTGCAATTAGTCATTGGTCATTAGTCATTAGTCATTTGTCATTGGCTGCGTTCCTAGTTTCTAACGAAGAGAATCTCCTCTTCGGTATTCGGCGGTTATGTCGTCTAACTTTTGTTTCAAATTGTCGTCAAGTTTTAGTTCTAATGCTTTGAGGTTGTCAGTAAGTTGTTCTGGGCGGCTAGCGCCAATGATGGGGGCAGTGATAATGGGATTAGATAAAACCCAAGCTACTGCTAGGGTGGTGAGGGACAATCCAGCGAGATCCGCTACTGTGCGTAAATCTTCAACAGTATTGAACTCGCGATCGTGCCAGTAGCGATCTTGATAACGTTCTGCGGCAGCACCTAGCGTAAAACGAGTGCCTGAGGTGGGGCCTTGAGCAAGAATGTGTTTGCCTGTAAGTAAACCACCCGCTAAAGGATTGTAGGAAATTACACCCAGTCCTTCTTCTTTGGCCAAGGGCAATAGTTCTCGCTCAATTTCGCGGAATAACAGGTTATAACGAGGCTGAATTGAGATGAACTTAGTTAAATTGCGTGTCTCGGCGCGACCCAAGGCGCGGGCGAGTCGGTAGGCTAAAAAGTTGGAAACCCCGATGTAGCGTGCCTTGCCAGCACGAACTACTGCATCCAGCGCTTCCAGAGTCTCATCAAGAGGGGTTGACGCATCGTCGGAGTGCAACTGGTACAAATCGATATAATCGGTTCCTAACCGCCGTAGAGAAGCATCGATCGCATCCAAAATATGTTTCCGCGAAGCCCCCTGATCCCAAGGTGCAGGACCAACACGGCCGACGCACTTGGTCGCCAAGATAAAATGTTCACGTTTGCCTTTCAGCCAGCGCCCAACGATTTCTTCGGTGCGTCCCGCAGTAGCAAGCCCGCCACCGAGGGGATAAACGTCGGCTGTATCCAAAAAGTTGATTCCGCCATCAGCAGCAGTGTCAAGGATGTGCCTGGAAGTTTCTTCGTCAGTCTGCAATCCAAAGGTCATGGTGCCGAGACAGAGGCGCGAGACAGTCAATCCAGTTTTACCGAGATTGGTAGTTGGTAAGGTCATAGATATGTTGTTGATTGAGGTTGATTGAGAAAGTTTTAAAATTTTTAAATAGAATGCGACGTGGGCTTTAACGCGAAACTAAAACGCTATGCAATAAATGCCTTTTTTAAGGCGTGAACCAATTTAACCAACCTTCCCAGCTTTGGACGATCGCGGCAAATTCTGCATAACCATCTGCTTTTGGATGAGCGCCATCATTGGCTTTTGCTTCTGCTAGCCAGATTGGCGACTTTACCAGACTGGAAAACACATCAAGATAGGGAACATCTAGTTGATTACAAACCAATGCGAATTCCTGTGATAAATTTGCAAGAATTTGATTTCTTTTTTCTTGATCGACATCACCGCAGGGTGGCGGACTAACCATCAAAATCGGATAGAGTTGCTTTGCTTGGCTTAAGATATTGTGAGCATTGGCGATCGATTCAGAAAGTTCGATTCCTTGCTGTTTACCCGCCCATCCTGAATCATTTGCCCCAAAGGAAAATACTACTCGACCATCGGATTCTTTTGGGAGACGATAGGAGACTTCCGAGTACCAACGTTTTTTGAGATACCGACTTGTCTCTGCCCGTACCCCCAAGTTGTAATGGGTGATAGCGTATCCTCTTGATTCAGCATTGCGGCACACTCTACCTGTCCAACCCAGAAACTCTGGATCGCCTGTGCCATTGACAAAGGATTCACCAATAAAACAAATTCTGATTTCTTTGCGAGAATCTGACATAAGTCACGTCGCTTTGCTCCGAATTCAAA
This Nostoc sp. C052 DNA region includes the following protein-coding sequences:
- a CDS encoding aldo/keto reductase produces the protein MTLPTTNLGKTGLTVSRLCLGTMTFGLQTDEETSRHILDTAADGGINFLDTADVYPLGGGLATAGRTEEIVGRWLKGKREHFILATKCVGRVGPAPWDQGASRKHILDAIDASLRRLGTDYIDLYQLHSDDASTPLDETLEALDAVVRAGKARYIGVSNFLAYRLARALGRAETRNLTKFISIQPRYNLLFREIERELLPLAKEEGLGVISYNPLAGGLLTGKHILAQGPTSGTRFTLGAAAERYQDRYWHDREFNTVEDLRTVADLAGLSLTTLAVAWVLSNPIITAPIIGASRPEQLTDNLKALELKLDDNLKQKLDDITAEYRRGDSLR
- a CDS encoding GDSL-type esterase/lipase family protein, which produces MSDSRKEIRICFIGESFVNGTGDPEFLGWTGRVCRNAESRGYAITHYNLGVRAETSRYLKKRWYSEVSYRLPKESDGRVVFSFGANDSGWAGKQQGIELSESIANAHNILSQAKQLYPILMVSPPPCGDVDQEKRNQILANLSQEFALVCNQLDVPYLDVFSSLVKSPIWLAEAKANDGAHPKADGYAEFAAIVQSWEGWLNWFTP